In Nitrosophilus labii, the following proteins share a genomic window:
- a CDS encoding type II secretion system F family protein: MKYYQLDLLSKGKKESIVLKAENKEEALHLAKLKKGGIIIKIQETSPPLEDRIKDIQDKIFSFLREKKVKQDSLIAAIRQLAVMTNAGIPIYDALHEIANSSMDKTLTEILRQVAEDINSGISLSESIENFKYQLGSLTVTMVKLGEQTGNMPEALFTLANILEEIRENILKFKKAIRYPLITLSAMAIAFVILIMFVVPKFKSIFERFNAELPVPTKILLWLEHSFSTYGLQILIGFTTIIFIIIYFYRNNENFKYQVDKYLLRIYLIKDIIYYATLSRFTLVFTELVSAGIPVAEALDSAVAMVDNSYIKEKLDMVKVYVERGVSLTEAFKETELFENMIIQMIAAGETSGQMDSMMRKVSDYYRMKFNYILDNMSSYLEPILLTIIAGLVLLLALGIFLPMWDMAKAVKAH, translated from the coding sequence ATGAAATATTATCAATTAGACTTATTATCAAAAGGGAAAAAAGAGTCCATTGTTTTAAAAGCTGAAAACAAAGAAGAGGCGCTGCATCTTGCAAAATTAAAAAAAGGCGGGATTATTATAAAAATCCAAGAGACATCGCCACCTTTGGAAGATAGAATCAAAGATATTCAAGATAAAATCTTCTCGTTTTTAAGAGAAAAAAAAGTCAAACAAGACAGTCTCATAGCCGCTATAAGACAGCTGGCCGTTATGACTAACGCCGGTATCCCAATCTACGACGCCTTACATGAAATAGCTAATTCCTCCATGGATAAAACATTAACAGAAATTTTAAGACAAGTCGCTGAAGACATCAACTCAGGTATAAGCTTATCTGAATCAATTGAAAATTTCAAATATCAACTAGGCTCATTAACTGTAACAATGGTTAAGTTAGGAGAACAAACCGGCAATATGCCGGAAGCACTTTTTACTTTGGCAAATATTTTGGAAGAGATTAGAGAAAATATACTAAAATTTAAAAAAGCTATAAGATATCCGCTTATAACGCTTTCCGCTATGGCTATAGCTTTTGTTATACTTATAATGTTCGTAGTTCCAAAATTCAAATCCATCTTTGAAAGATTCAATGCGGAACTTCCTGTTCCCACAAAAATCCTTTTATGGCTAGAGCACTCATTTTCAACTTATGGACTACAGATTTTGATAGGTTTTACAACAATAATCTTTATAATTATCTATTTTTATAGAAACAACGAAAATTTTAAATATCAAGTAGATAAATATCTTCTAAGAATTTATCTTATTAAAGATATTATCTACTATGCTACTCTAAGTAGATTTACTCTTGTTTTCACAGAACTGGTTTCAGCAGGTATCCCTGTTGCCGAAGCACTCGACAGTGCAGTTGCAATGGTAGATAATAGCTATATAAAAGAGAAACTTGATATGGTAAAAGTTTACGTAGAAAGAGGTGTTTCTTTAACGGAGGCTTTTAAAGAAACCGAACTTTTTGAAAATATGATCATACAGATGATAGCTGCAGGTGAAACAAGCGGTCAAATGGATAGTATGATGAGAAAAGTTTCCGACTATTACAGAATGAAATTTAACTATATCTTAGACAATATGTCTTCATATCTAGAGCCTATTTTGTTAACAATTATTGCGGGACTAGTACTGCTTTTAGCTCTTGGTATATTTTTACCAATGTGGGATATGGCAAAGGCGGTTAAAGCTCATTAG